One region of Xylanimonas ulmi genomic DNA includes:
- a CDS encoding ABC transporter ATP-binding protein, protein MTAAVAVRGVEKRYGELSVLRGVDLDVESGSVVALLGSNGAGKTTLVRILSTLLPADGGEASVNGFDVATQGAKVRESISMAGQFAAVDEVLTGRENLVLVARLRHLADPRATAADLLDRFALSDAADRRVATYSGGMRRRLDLAMSLIGDPPVVFLDEPTTGLDPQARRDVWDAVRRLAAAGTTVLLTTQYLNEAEELADRAAILHEGRILVHGTIDELKALLPQATVEYVERQPTLEEVFLALTTERP, encoded by the coding sequence ATGACCGCCGCGGTCGCCGTGCGCGGCGTCGAGAAGCGCTACGGAGAACTGAGCGTGCTGCGCGGCGTCGACCTCGACGTCGAGTCCGGCAGCGTCGTCGCGCTGCTCGGGTCGAACGGCGCGGGCAAGACCACCCTCGTGCGGATCCTGTCGACGCTGCTGCCCGCTGATGGCGGCGAGGCGTCGGTCAACGGCTTCGACGTCGCGACGCAGGGCGCGAAGGTGCGTGAGTCGATCAGCATGGCCGGACAGTTCGCCGCCGTCGACGAGGTCCTCACCGGCCGCGAGAACCTCGTGCTCGTCGCCCGGCTTCGCCACCTCGCCGACCCCCGCGCGACCGCCGCCGACCTGCTCGACAGGTTCGCGCTGTCCGACGCGGCCGACCGCCGCGTGGCGACCTACTCCGGTGGCATGCGCCGTCGGCTCGACCTGGCGATGAGCCTGATCGGCGACCCGCCCGTCGTGTTCCTCGACGAGCCGACGACCGGACTCGACCCGCAGGCGCGACGCGACGTCTGGGACGCCGTGCGCCGGCTTGCCGCCGCGGGCACGACGGTGCTGCTGACCACCCAGTACCTCAACGAGGCCGAGGAGCTCGCCGATCGCGCAGCGATCCTGCACGAGGGCCGGATCCTCGTCCACGGCACGATCGACGAGCTCAAGGCGCTGCTGCCCCAGGCCACCGTCGAGTACGTCGAGAGACAGCCGACCCTCGAGGAGGTCTTCCTCGCGCTGACCACGGAGCGACCATGA
- a CDS encoding DUF1048 domain-containing protein, with protein sequence MAAKWIESVTGSLAQKRQYKRAKARIDALPGPYAAAAGAVSRYLMYYAGVTDGETLVAMTADLADLWERAAADGTPIADIVGDDPVEFAETLARAYDGRQWIDKERERLVAAIDRAERGERA encoded by the coding sequence ATGGCTGCGAAGTGGATCGAGTCGGTGACCGGCTCCCTGGCGCAGAAAAGGCAGTACAAGCGGGCGAAGGCCCGCATCGACGCGCTTCCCGGGCCCTACGCCGCGGCGGCGGGCGCGGTGAGCCGGTACCTCATGTACTACGCCGGGGTGACCGACGGCGAGACGCTCGTGGCCATGACCGCCGACCTCGCCGACCTCTGGGAGCGCGCGGCCGCCGACGGCACGCCCATCGCCGACATCGTGGGCGACGACCCGGTCGAGTTCGCCGAGACGTTGGCCCGGGCCTACGACGGGCGTCAGTGGATCGACAAGGAGCGCGAACGCCTGGTCGCGGCGATCGACCGAGCCGAGCGGGGCGAACGGGCATGA